The stretch of DNA GCGGCCGCCGTCGATGCCCGGCTTGCGCTGCGTGTACAGCCCCCACCAGCGGAAACGCCCGTGCAGGTCGTCGTCGGCGATCGAGTCGAAGCCCTGCTGCGCGTAGACCTGCTCGATCCGCTCCCGGACGTTGAGGCCGTTGTCCTGCGCTTTCATCGCCTCGTTGCCGTTGAGCGGCTCGCGGCCGTCGACCGCCCACTGCCCGTTGGGCTTGGACGACTGGTGGGCCGGACGAGCGGTGCGGGGTGCTCGGACGGTGCTGGTGGGGGACGAGGTGGACATGGATCTCCTCGGGTGACGAGCGGGTCAGCGCGCACGTGGCCCGTCCACCGGATCGGGGGCGAGCGTGCGGGTGCAGCCGGCGAGGGGCTGGTGCGGCGCAGCGGCAGGCGCACGACGGCGCTGCGGTCCTGGCCGAGGACGCGGACGAGGGGCCGCGTCAGGGGGTGGTCAGCGACAGAGCTGACACGAGCGCCGAGGAGCGCAGACAGCGCGGCCCGGCGCCGGTCGACAGCACGCCGTGGGCACGAAGGTGCTCACGGCGGCGGCGCGGGACGCGCTGGGTCGACCGGTCATGGGCCGAGGCTAGGAGCGGTGTCCACGATGTGTCCATGAGTGCCCACGGAGTGGGACGTTCCGCGCGTGCGGCCGAGCTTCGCGGCGCGGCCCGCGGGACACAGGGAGGGGACCGCGTCCGCACAGGCGGGCTCCAGGACCCCGTGCGAGGGTGCCTCGATGCGTCGCTCGATCACGCCCCGTGCCGGTTGGTTGCTCGCAGCCCTCCTGACCGTGGCGCTGACCGGATGGGCACCGGCGGTCCAGCACCCGACCGCGGTCACCCCGACGCCTACCTCGTCCGCCGTGACCAAGGCCCCGGCTCGGCACTTCGTGTCCCGCCCGGACCTCACGCCGCCCGTCATCACAGCCACCACCGCCGATGCGGGCCTGGCGCTGGCGCCTGCCGCCGAGAGCGCGGACGTGTTCCTCGGCCCGAAGGACCTGGACACGGGCGTCGCCATGCAGGGCGAGCTGATCGTCGACGCGCACGGCCAGCCGGTGTGGGTCGACGGCAACAGCACCGGGACGTTCGACTTCCGCGAGCAGACGTACCAGGGCAGGCCCGTGCTGACCTACTGGGCGGGGGCGTCCTCCTCGTACGGCCACGGGGACGTCGTCGTCCTGGACCAGACGTACACGCGGGTCGCCACGGTCACCACGGGTGGCGACCTCGGCGCCCACCAGGCCGACATGCACGAGACCACCATCACGACGCAGGGAACGATGCTGCTGACGTCCTACCCGGAGGTCCGCGCCGACCTGAGCAGCATCGGCGGCCCGAAGGACGGCTGGGTGCTCGAGGGCGTCGCCCAGGAGGTGGACATCGCCACCGGACGGGTCCTGTTCGAGTGGCGCTCGCTCGACCACGTGCCGATCTCCGACACCTTCCAGCCGCTGTCGCCCGGTCAGGGCACGCAGGCGAACCCCTTCGACTACCTGCACATGAACTCGGTGTCGCTGGACGGTCCGGACCACCTGCTGATCTCGGCGCGCAACACGCACACGGTGTACGAGGTCGCGCGGGGGACCGGGGCCGTCACGTGGCAGCTCGGAGGGCGGCACAGCAGCTTCACCTTCGGGCCGGGGGCCGCGTTCGCGTGGCAGCACGACGCGCGGCGGCAGGCCGACGGCACCGTCACGCTCTTCGACAACGAGGCCCCGCCGACGTCCTCCCGGGGTCTGCGGCTGTCTCTCGACACGTCGACCATGGCGGCGACGCTCGTCGTGCAGTACCTGCCGCCCGCGGCCAGGGCGGCGGCCACGCAGGGTGACGTCCAGGTGCTGCCGGACGGCAACGTGGTGGTCGGCTGGGGCCAGGAGCCGTACTACTCGGAGTACACCGGCGCCGGACAGCTGCTCTCGGACTCCACCTTCACCGCCGGCTCGAGCTACCGGGCGTTCGTCGCGCCGTGGACGGGCACACCGACGGCGCCGCCGGATGCCGTGCTGCGGCGCAGCGGATCGGCGGGGACGGTCTACGTCAGCTGGAACGGGGCGACCCAGGTGGCGTCGTGGCGGGTGCTCACCGGGAACGACGCCTCCGACGCGGCGCCGGCCGCGACCGTGCCACGAGCGGGGTTCGAGACCGCGATCTCCCTGAAGCACCCGGGCAGCTACGTGGAGGTCCAGGCCCTCGACGCCGCGGGGACGGTGCTCCGCGGCGTCGTCGTCGGGTAGAGGGCGTCGTCGTCGGGTAGAGGGCCAGGCCGTGTCGACGGGCCGGCTCA from Cellulomonas sp. NTE-D12 encodes:
- a CDS encoding arylsulfotransferase family protein, which gives rise to MRRSITPRAGWLLAALLTVALTGWAPAVQHPTAVTPTPTSSAVTKAPARHFVSRPDLTPPVITATTADAGLALAPAAESADVFLGPKDLDTGVAMQGELIVDAHGQPVWVDGNSTGTFDFREQTYQGRPVLTYWAGASSSYGHGDVVVLDQTYTRVATVTTGGDLGAHQADMHETTITTQGTMLLTSYPEVRADLSSIGGPKDGWVLEGVAQEVDIATGRVLFEWRSLDHVPISDTFQPLSPGQGTQANPFDYLHMNSVSLDGPDHLLISARNTHTVYEVARGTGAVTWQLGGRHSSFTFGPGAAFAWQHDARRQADGTVTLFDNEAPPTSSRGLRLSLDTSTMAATLVVQYLPPAARAAATQGDVQVLPDGNVVVGWGQEPYYSEYTGAGQLLSDSTFTAGSSYRAFVAPWTGTPTAPPDAVLRRSGSAGTVYVSWNGATQVASWRVLTGNDASDAAPAATVPRAGFETAISLKHPGSYVEVQALDAAGTVLRGVVVG